The following proteins come from a genomic window of Nostoc sp. TCL26-01:
- a CDS encoding tyrosine-type recombinase/integrase — translation MAKNNRSGRATVISDSDFVKIRKQIKTDKYKLLFDLGWYTGERWGALIKLKINDVYEKNGKPKDVLVFPAIIRKHRPDGTADTVEIAVHENLRESLSRFQPGDSVWLFPSRCGTKPITWRNAYDILKRAAENAGMGTKGISTHTTRRSLVNRLRKNGVDKAVIRKITGHRDNKGLDPYLEVDIDEVRAAIATL, via the coding sequence ATGGCTAAAAATAACAGATCCGGAAGAGCCACTGTCATTAGTGATAGTGATTTTGTCAAAATTCGTAAGCAAATTAAAACTGATAAGTATAAATTGCTTTTTGACCTTGGCTGGTATACGGGTGAGCGATGGGGCGCACTTATCAAGTTAAAAATCAACGATGTTTACGAGAAAAACGGAAAGCCTAAAGATGTGCTGGTGTTTCCGGCTATCATTCGCAAACACAGGCCAGATGGTACAGCTGACACGGTAGAAATTGCAGTGCATGAAAATTTACGAGAGTCACTCTCTAGGTTTCAACCAGGGGACTCGGTGTGGTTATTCCCTTCAAGGTGTGGAACTAAGCCGATTACGTGGCGAAACGCCTACGACATTCTCAAACGAGCAGCTGAGAATGCCGGAATGGGAACTAAGGGAATCTCAACTCACACTACCCGCCGGAGTCTGGTAAACAGGTTACGCAAGAACGGGGTTGATAAGGCTGTAATTCGCAAAATCACCGGACATCGTGATAACAAAGGCTTAGACCCCTATTTAGAAGTTGACATCGACGAAGTGAGGGCAGCGATCGCCACATTATGA
- a CDS encoding discoidin domain-containing protein, translating into MKLNDFPELIQLSENDLLLGWDSVNDIVSVIKISTLRDYLGVEPPADNTLPTLTYVSNGDANGMCYWLATRGGATWSNPHNSGKVIVISSGSGVSNLASIVDRTTGGGNYPANAANAYWGVDFVSHKLKVTDYLIRHDANSGYALRSWKLQGSDNGTTWTDLNTQTNNTTLNNPFDWVKVTVNATTAYKLLRLLMTAVNSAGSYEFCCSELEFYGQVVAL; encoded by the coding sequence ATGAAGCTGAATGATTTTCCCGAATTGATACAACTATCTGAAAATGATTTACTACTGGGCTGGGACAGTGTTAATGATATTGTTTCCGTGATAAAAATTAGCACTTTAAGAGACTATTTGGGAGTAGAGCCTCCAGCAGACAATACATTACCTACCCTGACATATGTTAGCAACGGTGATGCTAATGGTATGTGTTACTGGCTTGCTACTAGAGGGGGTGCTACTTGGAGTAATCCTCACAATTCAGGCAAGGTTATTGTGATTAGCAGTGGTAGTGGGGTAAGTAACCTAGCATCCATAGTAGACAGAACAACAGGGGGTGGTAACTATCCAGCTAACGCAGCTAACGCTTACTGGGGTGTTGACTTCGTTAGTCACAAATTGAAAGTGACGGACTATTTAATAAGACACGATGCTAATAGCGGTTACGCGCTAAGAAGCTGGAAATTACAGGGAAGTGACAACGGTACAACCTGGACAGACCTAAACACTCAGACAAATAACACTACACTTAATAATCCTTTTGACTGGGTGAAGGTAACAGTAAATGCTACCACTGCTTACAAATTATTAAGGCTTTTGATGACAGCAGTTAATAGCGCTGGTAGCTACGAGTTTTGTTGTAGTGAATTAGAGTTTTACGGGCAGGTAGTAGCGCTATGA
- a CDS encoding ChaB family protein has product MTEVYQAERTISAVFKEQQQIDDVIRRLLDRGVPRDHISVMGRNFQSETRIAGFITKRDVILGGLRTGAIFGSLFGSFLSLLTGVGVLFIPFVGPIVAAGPISAILLGAASGAIAGSAGAGLVSVLTTLGMPEDKAAIYQTRLQAGEFLLLAEVPGDRSGEFQLLLESAGAEEINTIDKALAHPCPGPCNSPEDLSPEVRCHLSQEAQNTFIERYNAVLNSTNDEFTAEQAAWEVVHQKFDEDENGVWSKAKVGV; this is encoded by the coding sequence GTGACAGAAGTATATCAAGCAGAACGTACTATATCTGCTGTATTCAAAGAGCAGCAGCAAATTGATGATGTGATTAGACGTTTGTTAGACAGGGGTGTACCCAGAGATCATATTTCCGTCATGGGGAGAAACTTCCAGTCAGAAACTCGGATTGCTGGCTTCATCACCAAAAGAGATGTAATTTTAGGTGGTTTACGTACAGGAGCGATTTTTGGTTCCTTGTTTGGTTCATTCCTCAGCCTACTTACAGGCGTGGGTGTACTGTTTATTCCTTTCGTCGGCCCCATTGTGGCAGCTGGGCCCATTAGTGCTATCTTACTAGGGGCTGCGAGTGGTGCGATCGCCGGCAGTGCAGGTGCTGGTTTAGTCTCTGTTCTCACCACATTAGGAATGCCAGAAGATAAAGCCGCAATCTACCAAACTCGGTTACAAGCTGGGGAGTTTTTGTTGTTAGCTGAAGTCCCAGGCGATCGCTCAGGAGAGTTTCAGTTACTGCTTGAAAGTGCTGGTGCTGAGGAAATTAACACAATTGATAAAGCCTTAGCTCATCCTTGTCCTGGCCCTTGCAATAGTCCAGAAGACCTATCTCCGGAAGTGCGTTGTCACCTTTCCCAAGAAGCACAAAATACTTTCATCGAGCGTTATAATGCCGTTTTAAATAGTACGAATGACGAATTCACAGCAGAACAAGCCGCATGGGAAGTTGTGCATCAAAAATTTGATGAAGACGAAAATGGTGTTTGGTCAAAGGCGAAAGTAGGAGTATAA
- a CDS encoding Dps family protein codes for MPKINIGLTDEQRQGVINLLNQDLADSYLLLVKTKKYHWDVVGPQFRTLHELWEEHYEKLTENIDAIAERVRTLGGYPIGTMEGFLKVATLKEHAGDVPNATGMVAQLVEDHESIVRNLREHIDTSSEEFHDEGTADFLTGLMEEHEEIAWMLRSFIEGQPVEPSGKQPAAKTKTPVGV; via the coding sequence ATGCCTAAAATCAACATTGGTTTAACAGACGAGCAACGTCAAGGTGTAATTAATCTGTTGAATCAAGATTTAGCAGATTCTTACTTACTACTGGTAAAAACAAAAAAATACCATTGGGACGTTGTCGGGCCTCAATTCCGTACTTTACATGAATTGTGGGAAGAACACTACGAGAAATTGACAGAAAATATTGATGCGATCGCTGAACGTGTCCGTACCCTCGGTGGTTATCCCATAGGTACAATGGAAGGGTTTCTCAAAGTGGCTACCCTCAAGGAACACGCCGGAGATGTTCCCAATGCAACGGGAATGGTAGCACAACTAGTAGAAGACCACGAATCGATTGTTCGCAACTTAAGAGAGCATATCGACACAAGTAGTGAAGAGTTCCATGATGAAGGAACTGCTGACTTTTTGACTGGACTAATGGAAGAACACGAAGAGATCGCTTGGATGCTGCGCTCATTTATTGAAGGACAGCCAGTAGAACCAAGTGGTAAACAACCAGCAGCAAAAACTAAAACTCCTGTGGGTGTATAG
- a CDS encoding TrbI/VirB10 family protein, which produces MTPYSTTSETPPKPKTNLSPDGYHPEVNAADWESQMARLVGLAVEPTTDDVESTADLAIAERSSSTPEQARTEQPLATNPFAKLALVGTATLAVVVLAGGFLSQLMSSGNQKTPKNNQAVAPAESLATNLSPEANLEQEVETLKTKLALAEQAQGVKAAQQNLRNLPRPTAAAPTNNPVVRVTQQTTPTSTTPRTVIVERVVQNPYQPRPLPVATSVITPQQLPPPPPLAANPLPSPPNPLQEWTRLSKLGSYGQASITEQPPSSVGAVNPVSTNDPEMQQQPINPNPYQGRQRPNPFIGQTPQQNPGLVSQASSRNPASLKVGTTAKAVLATAVFGETTRSRGNDDNNENPNLFVVRLQQPLKGVDGAIALPANTELLTQVRSISEQGVIQLILVKAIVQDNGNLSERDLPTNALTIRAPQGRPLLAQQYPDRGGSIASMDVGLFALGGLAKAAELFNRTESQVSVNGGSTVVTNNNIQRNIPAGVVEGGLNSVVPQISQRNQQAIAQMMQQTNVWILKAGTEVEIYVNQSIQL; this is translated from the coding sequence ATGACTCCTTACTCCACAACTTCTGAAACCCCACCAAAACCAAAGACTAATCTATCTCCTGATGGTTACCATCCAGAAGTAAATGCTGCTGATTGGGAATCACAAATGGCGAGATTAGTTGGTTTGGCAGTAGAACCCACCACTGATGATGTTGAGTCTACAGCAGATTTAGCGATCGCCGAGCGATCCTCAAGCACACCAGAGCAAGCTAGAACCGAACAACCTCTAGCTACTAACCCTTTTGCTAAGTTGGCTTTGGTGGGTACAGCTACCCTGGCTGTCGTCGTCTTAGCTGGGGGCTTTTTATCTCAATTGATGAGTTCAGGGAATCAAAAAACCCCCAAAAATAATCAAGCTGTTGCGCCAGCCGAATCACTAGCGACAAATTTATCTCCAGAAGCCAATCTGGAACAAGAAGTAGAAACTTTAAAAACTAAATTAGCTTTAGCAGAACAAGCGCAGGGAGTCAAGGCAGCACAGCAAAATCTCAGAAATTTACCACGCCCGACAGCAGCAGCACCAACTAACAATCCCGTGGTGCGAGTGACACAGCAAACAACCCCCACATCAACCACCCCACGGACTGTAATTGTTGAGCGCGTTGTGCAGAATCCTTATCAACCAAGACCTTTACCTGTAGCTACCAGTGTCATCACACCCCAACAACTACCACCCCCACCCCCATTAGCAGCCAATCCTCTCCCATCCCCACCCAATCCTTTGCAAGAATGGACAAGATTATCTAAATTGGGTAGTTACGGTCAAGCCAGTATCACAGAACAACCACCAAGTAGTGTGGGTGCGGTTAATCCGGTATCAACAAATGATCCGGAAATGCAACAACAGCCAATCAATCCTAATCCCTATCAAGGACGACAACGACCCAATCCTTTCATTGGTCAAACACCACAACAAAATCCCGGTTTGGTCAGTCAAGCCTCATCCCGCAATCCTGCATCCCTGAAGGTGGGAACTACCGCTAAAGCCGTGTTAGCAACGGCTGTGTTCGGAGAAACCACCAGATCCAGAGGCAATGATGACAACAACGAAAATCCCAACTTATTTGTGGTGCGGTTACAACAACCACTCAAAGGTGTCGATGGGGCGATCGCTCTACCAGCCAATACCGAATTATTAACACAAGTGCGATCGATTTCTGAACAAGGAGTAATACAACTTATCTTAGTTAAAGCGATCGTCCAAGATAACGGTAATCTCTCCGAACGAGATTTACCCACCAACGCCCTGACCATCCGCGCCCCCCAAGGTAGACCCCTACTCGCACAGCAGTACCCAGACCGAGGTGGTTCTATCGCCTCAATGGATGTAGGATTATTCGCTTTAGGAGGACTTGCCAAAGCGGCCGAATTATTTAACCGGACTGAATCTCAAGTTAGTGTCAATGGCGGCTCAACTGTAGTTACTAACAACAACATCCAACGCAATATCCCAGCCGGTGTTGTCGAAGGTGGTTTGAATTCCGTAGTTCCGCAGATTTCCCAACGCAATCAACAAGCGATCGCCCAAATGATGCAACAAACCAATGTTTGGATCTTAAAAGCTGGCACAGAAGTTGAGATATATGTCAACCAATCAATACAGCTTTAG
- a CDS encoding DUF642 domain-containing protein, with translation MIISSNISQAQAANLVLNGDFELDPSYSSNYNPNDFSTHTNNPNITGWTKTSNNQEAQWISVIKGNYNTIIGNYDTDSTGKSTLRGGGYLDFGYLSQNLTTTPGQVYKLTYRLKTDDWPKFVDNTFQAFVSGEKIYELTNIPSKPWSYPYDPYTEYTYNFVATAPTTELKFGYRNPNGFFFLDDVNVEAVDEAATSGGTIMITGVNPTDVEPSVPAIGGNIEYPDNDTYYIPDPTLDPSYSVDPKNIVVNGSFETDPLVSPVNTTLPNPYITGWVNDSDVIGDGTYSFKESNYPNTGFRSLELRGTGFFSQILNTVVGQEYLLSYDLASTEESIPDNPFLGNIFRTYVGGNVIDEKVDTTFQQFHQPDLYKTRYEYRFVATAPTTELKFFGRVNHDGLNLDDVSVTPVPEPSIAGGMIVVWLTGMWLKRKRLAISIKPSK, from the coding sequence ATGATAATAAGCTCTAATATTTCTCAAGCTCAAGCAGCAAATCTTGTTTTGAACGGAGATTTTGAACTCGATCCTAGTTATAGTTCTAATTACAACCCAAATGATTTTTCTACTCATACCAATAACCCTAATATCACTGGCTGGACTAAAACTAGTAATAATCAAGAAGCCCAATGGATTAGTGTTATCAAAGGTAATTACAACACAATTATAGGTAATTACGATACAGATAGTACTGGTAAAAGTACTTTGAGGGGTGGAGGGTATTTAGACTTTGGCTACTTGTCACAGAATCTCACTACAACCCCTGGTCAGGTATACAAACTGACTTATAGGTTAAAAACTGATGACTGGCCAAAGTTTGTAGATAATACCTTTCAGGCTTTTGTTAGTGGAGAAAAGATTTATGAGCTAACAAATATTCCCTCTAAACCCTGGTCTTACCCATATGATCCATACACCGAGTATACATATAACTTTGTAGCTACAGCACCAACTACAGAACTAAAGTTTGGGTATAGAAACCCGAACGGCTTTTTCTTCTTAGATGATGTAAACGTCGAGGCTGTAGATGAAGCCGCAACCTCTGGTGGAACAATTATGATTACTGGTGTAAATCCTACGGATGTTGAACCATCAGTACCTGCCATTGGTGGAAATATCGAGTACCCAGATAATGACACTTACTATATTCCAGACCCTACATTAGATCCTAGTTATTCTGTAGATCCTAAAAATATTGTTGTTAATGGTAGTTTTGAAACAGACCCACTTGTAAGTCCTGTAAACACCACTTTGCCTAACCCTTATATTACAGGATGGGTTAATGATAGTGATGTTATTGGAGATGGCACATATTCTTTTAAAGAGTCAAATTATCCCAATACTGGATTTCGGAGTTTAGAACTGCGTGGAACTGGCTTCTTTTCTCAGATTCTTAATACAGTTGTTGGTCAAGAGTACTTACTAAGTTATGACTTAGCATCTACAGAAGAGTCCATCCCAGACAATCCTTTTCTTGGTAACATATTTCGGACGTATGTAGGTGGCAACGTAATTGATGAGAAAGTAGATACAACTTTTCAACAATTTCACCAACCAGACTTATACAAAACGCGGTATGAATACAGATTTGTCGCCACAGCACCAACCACAGAATTAAAATTCTTTGGCAGAGTTAACCATGATGGGTTGAATTTGGATGATGTCAGTGTTACTCCTGTACCTGAACCATCAATTGCTGGTGGAATGATAGTTGTATGGTTAACAGGAATGTGGCTAAAGAGAAAGCGTTTAGCTATTAGTATCAAGCCAAGCAAATAG
- a CDS encoding S8 family serine peptidase, with protein sequence MKLAQINNSIIHNLTRKGNSFPEYTNYSDGELSIDNILSSSFHSSFSTQQDYTSLSTNSNLTATISNTNNNLNIQTIYITDTQPDLIIQNALFPSAASIGTTIQLNYVVRNQGAENAFSSYTMFFLSKDNNVSDDDFFLGSDYVDSIAASAYSSESTTFKIDNGIAPGSYYLLCQADGYGDILENNETNNILAKAININLVKTDLIVQNAIAPSSVSVGYSFKISYQVKNQGVGNSFPSSTTFYLSKDKTVSNDDLYLGANEVGSIQTGAYSSRSISLKIVNNITAGSYYLLYKADGNNNVIETNEINNIVAKAINVKNNFSSTNGYGLINAAAAVAKALGQTTFGNVVNLGGNNWGADLIKASEVWAKGYTGQGITVAVVDGGVDRNHTDLSSNIWKNLQEIAGNGKDDDGNGYIDDVYGWNFVDNNNNTLDKKGHGTHVAGTIAGVRNSFGVTGIAYNAKIMPVKVLSDNGSGADSAIAKGIRYAVDNRANVINLSLGKEQPSIDIQLAIQYASSKGAIVVMAAGNASQPTPYYPANYAKNWGLAVGAVDKYGNLASFSNRAGNELLSYVTAPGVGIYSTLPGNKYASWNGTSMATPYVAGVVALILSANKGLTDAQVRQIVTASAANSLIV encoded by the coding sequence GTGAAACTGGCACAAATAAATAACAGCATTATTCATAACTTAACTAGAAAAGGTAACTCTTTTCCAGAATATACTAATTATTCTGATGGTGAACTAAGTATTGACAATATATTAAGCTCAAGCTTTCACAGTAGTTTTTCAACTCAGCAAGATTATACATCATTGTCAACTAATTCTAACTTGACTGCAACTATCTCAAATACTAATAATAACCTCAATATTCAAACAATTTATATTACTGATACTCAACCCGACTTAATCATCCAAAATGCTCTATTTCCTAGTGCAGCATCAATTGGAACCACTATTCAACTAAATTATGTAGTTAGAAACCAGGGTGCTGAAAATGCTTTTTCTAGCTATACAATGTTTTTCTTGTCTAAAGATAACAATGTCAGTGACGATGATTTTTTCTTAGGTTCAGACTACGTTGATAGTATTGCAGCCAGCGCTTACAGTTCGGAATCAACCACATTCAAAATTGACAATGGTATTGCTCCAGGTAGCTATTATTTATTGTGTCAAGCAGACGGCTATGGAGATATTCTGGAAAATAATGAAACCAATAATATTTTAGCCAAAGCTATCAATATTAATCTGGTTAAGACAGATTTAATAGTTCAAAATGCTATAGCTCCCAGTTCAGTATCTGTCGGATATAGCTTTAAAATCAGCTATCAAGTTAAAAATCAAGGTGTGGGAAATTCTTTTCCTAGCTCTACTACATTTTATTTATCTAAAGATAAAACTGTCAGTAATGATGATCTGTATTTAGGTGCAAATGAAGTTGGTAGTATTCAAACAGGTGCTTATAGTTCAAGGTCAATCTCACTCAAGATTGTGAACAATATCACCGCAGGTAGCTATTATCTGCTGTACAAAGCTGATGGTAACAACAATGTGATTGAAACTAACGAAATAAATAACATTGTTGCTAAAGCTATCAATGTCAAGAATAATTTTAGTTCCACTAATGGCTATGGCTTGATTAATGCAGCCGCAGCAGTAGCTAAAGCTTTAGGTCAAACTACTTTTGGTAATGTTGTTAATTTAGGGGGTAACAATTGGGGCGCAGACCTCATCAAAGCATCAGAAGTTTGGGCAAAAGGATATACAGGCCAAGGAATTACTGTCGCTGTTGTAGATGGCGGGGTTGACCGTAACCATACCGATTTGAGTAGTAATATCTGGAAAAATCTCCAAGAAATTGCTGGTAACGGTAAGGATGATGATGGTAATGGCTATATTGATGATGTTTACGGCTGGAACTTTGTTGACAACAACAACAACACCTTAGATAAAAAAGGACATGGGACTCATGTCGCTGGCACTATTGCGGGAGTAAGAAATAGCTTTGGTGTCACAGGTATTGCTTATAATGCCAAGATTATGCCAGTGAAAGTTTTAAGTGATAATGGTTCAGGTGCTGATAGTGCGATCGCTAAAGGTATTCGTTATGCTGTGGACAATCGAGCAAATGTGATTAACCTGAGTCTAGGTAAAGAGCAGCCTAGTATAGATATCCAATTGGCTATTCAATATGCTAGCAGCAAGGGTGCGATCGTTGTCATGGCAGCTGGAAACGCCAGTCAGCCAACACCATACTACCCTGCTAACTATGCAAAAAACTGGGGGCTGGCTGTAGGAGCAGTTGATAAGTATGGAAACCTAGCTAGCTTCTCTAACCGGGCCGGAAATGAACTACTTAGTTATGTCACAGCCCCTGGTGTTGGTATTTATTCCACACTACCTGGCAATAAATATGCTTCTTGGAATGGAACATCTATGGCAACTCCTTATGTTGCTGGGGTAGTAGCTTTGATCCTCAGTGCTAACAAAGGTTTAACTGATGCCCAAGTACGTCAAATTGTGACAGCCAGCGCAGCCAATAGTTTGATAGTGTAA
- a CDS encoding PEP-CTERM sorting domain-containing protein (PEP-CTERM proteins occur, often in large numbers, in the proteomes of bacteria that also encode an exosortase, a predicted intramembrane cysteine proteinase. The presence of a PEP-CTERM domain at a protein's C-terminus predicts cleavage within the sorting domain, followed by covalent anchoring to some some component of the (usually Gram-negative) cell surface. Many PEP-CTERM proteins exhibit an unusual sequence composition that includes large numbers of potential glycosylation sites. Expression of one such protein has been shown restore the ability of a bacterium to form floc, a type of biofilm.) — protein sequence MKSTNKNLKHFLLTISSAVVSTSVGIGGYVSQAQAAQFVNIVQNGDFTADSLLNPNDPTRANPFITGWYNSTQNETFYTTYLENYTVDREADLSRSVRMAAFPDFTYISQNLNTKKNQKYQLTYYLANSDEEDLSVFRTYIGGNLVDEKPHVPFQDFTKYTLNFTATSAITELKFAAHQRKAWYNLDNVSVVRIDDGDEQSTSVPEPSIMAGLAVLGMMGIGTRKNRLASNYKSQS from the coding sequence ATGAAATCGACCAACAAAAATCTCAAACATTTCTTACTGACTATTAGCAGTGCTGTTGTTAGTACTTCTGTCGGGATAGGTGGTTATGTTTCTCAGGCACAAGCTGCCCAGTTTGTAAATATTGTGCAGAATGGAGACTTTACAGCCGATTCACTGTTAAATCCTAACGATCCTACTCGTGCTAATCCGTTTATTACAGGATGGTACAACAGTACACAAAATGAGACTTTCTACACGACTTACTTAGAGAATTATACTGTCGATAGGGAGGCGGATCTTTCTAGAAGTGTACGTATGGCTGCATTTCCCGATTTTACTTACATATCTCAAAACTTGAACACCAAAAAGAATCAAAAATACCAATTAACCTACTACTTAGCTAACTCAGATGAGGAGGATCTAAGTGTATTTCGGACTTATATAGGGGGAAACTTGGTGGATGAAAAACCTCACGTTCCCTTCCAGGATTTTACAAAATACACGTTGAATTTCACAGCCACCTCAGCCATTACAGAGTTAAAGTTTGCTGCTCATCAACGTAAAGCTTGGTACAACCTCGATAATGTCAGCGTCGTTCGGATTGATGATGGGGATGAACAATCCACTTCTGTTCCCGAACCATCAATTATGGCTGGACTAGCAGTTTTAGGAATGATGGGAATTGGTACTAGAAAAAACCGTTTGGCTAGTAATTATAAATCCCAATCATAG
- the modA gene encoding molybdate ABC transporter substrate-binding protein, protein MNRKRVIVWIAGAITSLIVAIAFPFLMSSPVTAQTAPPTPQFTTTVTSASATANLRVYGAVSLLEVLTDLENAYNNSTSTPKINFTNSLDSSGILLQNINYAPNETAGIPDVFISAATSQMTSLQTAGKLASGWPQNIAKNRLVLIKPTTFTSPAPTGNAISSFSTLVNSPPTRAGIRGIAIGSPSTVPAGEYARQVLTSTASGCGGGTYNTLLNNPAPNKLYFATNVRNVLSAVETKTLNGNTIDAGIVYATDKQVSTLTSQVGSAAPSSCLTTPIVYPEAVLNRTTSATAANSFANFLFTNSAAQSALTNRGFLLP, encoded by the coding sequence ATGAACAGAAAAAGAGTTATTGTTTGGATAGCTGGGGCGATTACCAGCTTGATAGTTGCGATCGCCTTTCCATTCTTGATGTCGTCACCAGTTACAGCACAGACCGCACCCCCAACACCGCAGTTTACGACAACAGTAACATCAGCAAGTGCTACAGCCAATCTGAGGGTTTACGGTGCGGTTAGTTTATTAGAAGTACTGACAGACTTGGAGAATGCCTACAATAACAGCACCTCCACACCAAAGATTAACTTTACCAATAGCCTAGATTCTTCCGGGATTTTGCTCCAAAACATCAACTATGCACCAAATGAAACAGCTGGGATTCCAGATGTGTTTATTTCGGCAGCGACAAGTCAGATGACCAGTTTACAGACAGCAGGAAAACTAGCATCTGGTTGGCCTCAAAATATTGCTAAAAATAGGCTCGTATTGATCAAACCTACTACATTTACTTCTCCTGCTCCTACTGGTAACGCTATTTCCAGTTTCAGTACCTTGGTAAATAGCCCACCAACTAGAGCTGGTATTCGTGGGATTGCTATTGGTAGCCCCTCAACCGTCCCAGCTGGAGAATATGCCAGACAAGTTCTCACCAGTACCGCTAGTGGTTGCGGTGGAGGTACTTACAATACACTGCTGAATAACCCAGCGCCGAATAAGTTGTACTTTGCCACTAATGTCCGTAACGTTTTGAGTGCAGTTGAGACTAAAACCCTCAATGGAAACACCATCGACGCAGGTATAGTTTATGCGACAGATAAACAAGTTTCTACTCTCACATCACAAGTAGGCTCTGCGGCTCCTTCAAGCTGTCTAACTACCCCCATAGTCTATCCAGAAGCTGTACTCAACAGAACTACAAGTGCTACGGCTGCTAATTCTTTTGCTAACTTCCTCTTTACCAATTCAGCTGCCCAATCTGCCTTAACCAATCGTGGATTCCTTCTTCCTTAA
- a CDS encoding LptF/LptG family permease, whose product MDRYLTSELLPTFLFGVGAFSSIGVTIDAVFELVRKVVESGLPISIAVQVFLLKLPNFIVLAFPMSTLLATLMTYSRLSTESELIALRGCGVSVYRMVLTAVMLSFVVTGLTFVFNEQIAPAANYQATLTLDRAIKSDKPSFKQQNIFYPEYRDVQDPDGTKTKMLLRLFYADQFDGKRMRGLTIIDRSTKGLNQIVVAESAQWNGSQSAWDFYNGTIYLVAPDRSYRNILRFEKQQLRLPRTPLSLAEQSRDYGEMNISQALEQLNVERLGGDRQKIRKLEVRIQQKFALPFVCVVFGLVGAAMGTIPQRTGRGTSFGISVIVIFSYYLLGFITGALGQAGILSPFMGAWLPNFIGLGIGLFLLMRVAQK is encoded by the coding sequence ATGGATCGTTATTTGACGAGCGAATTGCTACCTACATTTTTATTTGGTGTTGGGGCTTTCTCGTCAATTGGGGTGACAATTGATGCTGTATTTGAACTAGTCAGGAAAGTAGTAGAATCTGGTCTACCCATTAGCATCGCAGTGCAAGTTTTTTTGTTAAAACTGCCTAATTTCATTGTTTTAGCCTTTCCCATGTCTACGTTGTTAGCGACTTTGATGACTTATAGTCGCCTGTCTACCGAAAGCGAACTCATTGCCTTACGGGGATGTGGGGTGAGTGTTTATCGGATGGTGCTAACTGCCGTGATGTTAAGTTTTGTTGTCACAGGATTGACATTTGTCTTTAATGAGCAAATTGCCCCAGCAGCCAATTATCAAGCAACTCTGACTCTAGATAGAGCAATTAAGTCAGATAAACCCAGTTTTAAACAACAAAATATTTTTTATCCTGAATACCGAGACGTTCAAGACCCAGATGGAACGAAAACTAAGATGCTATTACGCCTATTTTACGCTGACCAGTTTGATGGTAAGCGGATGAGAGGCTTAACCATCATAGATCGTTCTACTAAAGGTTTAAATCAAATTGTTGTAGCCGAATCTGCCCAGTGGAATGGCTCTCAAAGTGCGTGGGATTTTTATAACGGTACTATTTATTTAGTAGCTCCTGATCGCTCTTATCGAAATATTCTCCGCTTTGAAAAACAACAACTCCGTCTACCCCGCACACCCTTAAGCCTAGCCGAACAAAGCCGCGACTACGGTGAAATGAACATTTCCCAAGCTTTAGAACAGCTAAATGTGGAACGGTTGGGAGGCGATCGCCAAAAAATTCGTAAACTAGAGGTGAGAATTCAACAAAAATTTGCCTTACCATTTGTCTGTGTTGTCTTTGGCTTGGTCGGTGCGGCAATGGGAACCATTCCCCAACGCACAGGACGCGGTACAAGCTTTGGTATTAGTGTAATCGTGATTTTTTCATACTACTTATTAGGCTTTATCACCGGTGCTTTGGGACAAGCCGGTATCCTTTCCCCTTTCATGGGAGCATGGTTACCCAACTTTATCGGCTTAGGTATAGGATTATTTTTATTAATGCGTGTTGCACAAAAGTAA